The segment TATGACAAAAAAAGAAGTGAGGGCAAGCCTCACAAAGTAGCCATCATAGCTTGCGCCAACAAGCTATTGCATTGGATTTATGCCATATTAAAGCATAAACAAAAATATACCGCATAAAACCATACAAATAATTACAAATCTTACAAAAACTTCAATAGTGGTTATTGAAGCTTCTTTGTGATGCTCATTTTCATTATAGCATCTTTAATCTAGTATGATTACTTAAAAAGTATTGACTTATATTAGCTGGTATTATGGAAAAACACGATATTGTAACTTTTGTTTTAATTTAGCAATAACTCTTCTAAATCTTCGAATTTATTTGTTCTAAGAACTATCCCTTTATTGTCAAAAACAAAAATTTCAGGGAACTCATTTAAAGATAAGACTTCTTTATAATCAAAATCATGGGATGAATTCTCATCTACAATTATGTACGATAAGGAAGGAACTTTATCCCATAATTTATTTGCATCCATTAAATCATTATTTATTCTTTGTTGAAACTCTCCAGAAGTCGATTTATCATCAAAAATCACAATACTATACTTACCTTCAACTTCAGATTTCAATTTACTAACTACTCTTTCCTCTTCAGAAGAACAACCTATTAATATGAAAATTAAACTTAATATTATCGCTATATTCTTTTTCAAATTTCGCCCTCCTCAACAAATACTTAGACACAAATTCCAAAATACTTATTGAAGTAATCTGCCCTTTTCTTAAGTATAGAGCTCTCCCGCTATGCTGTATTCACTCCTAAATAATTGAGTTAAAATGTTAATATCTTTGAAATATAAAACTCATCATAAAAGCTTCCATCTATTGTTTGTAGCAAGAACATTGTAACGTTTGTAAATCATTCTTACAAAAACTTTAAATGGATGATTTCTTGTTTTTCCTAATAACTATTAACTAAAGAGAAAATGAGTCGATTTCCTAAAAGTTTACGAGAAATCAATTTTTTATTTTTTTGTTCAACCTAACGCTCCGCTGGGCAATTACAATTTGGACGGAATCCAAATGAACAGTCTATAAGAATTTCATTTTGCCTCATTGAACAATCTTTTCTTCGTGTTCCTGTATTTCCCCAAAGGTCTTTTCTTCTTTGAATAGAGTTATGGAATATACATTCTACTTAATGGAAAAGGACAATGCATTTAAGCCTATTTACTAAGTCCTCTATCCCAAAATAAGCGTTAATCCTTTATAGATTTAAATGGGTACAGGTCCCGCGGGACACGGGACCCGTACCTACGTTTAAATCACACCCACCACATTCAAAAACACAACCACAATCACAACCGGAACAACATACCTCATCAACAGGTACCACAACGAAAATAAGCCATTTAACCCTTTGGACCCTTGGATAACCTCACTTCTAAGGATGTCCTTCTTTAACTTATATGAAACGAAAATCGATATGAGTAAGGCACCTACAGGCATCAGGATGTTGCTGACCAGAAAATCGGCGCTGTCGAATACCGTTTTCCCGAAGATGGTGACGTCTCCCAACACACTATAGGATAGGGCGGATGGAATGCCGATAAGGAAGATTCCAAATCCCGTCAACCAGGCCGCTTTACTTCTTCTGCCGCCTTTGTTCTTAGTCAGTGCTGCCACGACAATTTCCAGCATCGAAAAGGCCGAAGTAAGGGTGGCAAATAGAAATAGAGCCAGAAATAGAAACAGAAATACATTCCCGAACATTATCTGGTCAAATACAGACGGTAGTACGATAAACAACAAGCCAGGTCCTTCCGCCGGCTCAGATCCCAAGGAGAAAACCGCTGGAAAAATGGCAAGGCCTGCAAGGATGGAGATGAACAGATTCACCCCGACAACTGAAACAGCCGGTTGCACAAGGCTCTCTTCTTTCGATAGATAGGAGCTATAGGTCACCATCACCGATACCCCGACACTTAAGGAGAAAAATGACTGCCCCATCGCAAACAGCACGCTTTCTGCAGTAATATTTGAAAAGTCAGGGTATAAAAAGAACGAGACACCCTCCATTGCATTGTCTAGCGATAGTGAGCGAACTATTAACACGATGAATAAAATAAATAAAGCAGGCATCATGATTTTATTCATCTTCTCGATACCATTCTGTACACCTTTAGCCACCACGAGAATAGTCAAAAGCAAGAATGCACCTTGTGCAGCAACCGCCGCGATCGGATTGGACACCGCTTCCGTAAATAGTCCTTCATAACCGCCGGCAAAACTACCCATCATTCCTGTTACCCCATAGAATAAGTACTGGACAATCCAGCCTCCGATCACACTATAAAATGACAACAGTATAAAGCAGGTAAACACGCCAAGATACCCAATCCAATGCCATTTCGTTCCTGGTGCAATCTCCTTGTAGGCAGACACCGCTTCCTTCCCTGTGCTCCTTCCGATGATAAACTCACCAAGCAAAAGGGGAAAACCAATCAACACGGAAAATAGTAAAAATAAAAGGATAAATGCCCCACCGCCGCTCACACCAGTTACATACGGTAGCTTCCAAATCGCCCCAAGACCAATTGCAGACCCTGCAGACGCCAAAACAAATCCCAACTTCGATGACCATTGCTCTTGCTGCATCATGAATTCCTCCCAAAATAAAAGACTATAACACAAAAAAGCCGCACGTTTTCCGAAGGGACGTGACTAATTCACGCGGTACCACCCTTCTTGAAAGCATGCGACTTTCCACTCTAATTGTAACGGCTGAACACCGCTTTGCCGATTTGCGTACGCAGGCAAAGAAAAGCTCCAAGATTGAAATTCCTCTTACCTTTGTACCGGACTTTCACCAACCGCCGGCTCTCTACAACAGGGAGATAAGACTTAATAGATTCTCTTCATAGCTTCATTTCAATATGCTTTTAAAAGTATTAAGTGTGATTATAGTATGCAAGGTATTAGATAGTCAATTAGAATTTTTCAGCCATTCATGATTATTTCATAGAAAATGCAATTATTATTCGATATTCCGTGCAAGCTTTGCTCGATATAATGTAATTACATATTTATAACATATTTTGTGAATGGAGGTGATTGGCATGTCGGAACAGCTGTTTATCGGAGGCGTATTTGTTACAGGACTGCTCTGCTTTTTCCATCCATGTATTCTTCCACTTCTGCCTGTGTATACCGCGTACTTGTCCGGGTCCAACGTTTTGGATCATGCAACTAGACCAACTATCCGTTTGGGACCAATCCGGCTACAGCTGGTTCTATTGCTAAGGACACTATTGTTTGTGCTGGGCTTATCGACCGTGTTCATAATGCTCGGATTCGGTTCAGGTGTATTTGGCAGGCTGGCTACAAATCCGCAGTTCATTGCTATCTGTGGCGCAATTGTGATTGTATTTAGCATCCATCGGCTTTTCTTTCCTCTTTTCAGTTTATATTAGCTTAAGTGAAAATACTCACAATTTCTTTGCATTTTCTGCCCTGTAGCTTTATCTACAAAATTAAGAACAGTTGTGCAAGATCAAAGTTTGGACTCCGGCCTTTAGTTTGTTTCATTTAGATTAACGAGACAAGATTAATCTAATGATTTATAGTGGTGTAAAACAATGTCTTCCAGTCCTTCAACGTGTTTTCTAGGAGCATTTATCATCCCTTCCATTCCATAAATAATATTCCTTAAATACTCGCCAAACACTAGGGACTTATTCCTCTCATTTAGCATCCAGTTATCTCTCTTTATAGTCGTTTGGCCATCAAAACTTGTATCAAAAGGATACGATATAAATCTAATATTCGGCGGGAGATATTTTAATAAAGTACGGTACTGCCTACCCGTAGCGATACTTTTACAAACAAATAACAAGCTATTTATTGATGTAAAATCAAATATTTTCTTGGCTTCTGTTACATTTGCAATTGAGTGCATAGATGAAGTTTCATAGCAAATAACTTCTTTAGGAACACCATTTTCAAGTAAGTTCTTAACAATGACCTCAGCTTCTGAGAAACCTATATTATCCCATTCAGGATGTCGCATATTTGATAAACTACTTCCTCCAGTTGCAATAATACAGTCACCTAAACCTTTTTGATAAGCTTCTAAAGGTTTCTTCCAATTACCAGGGTGTGAACCTCCAAACACAAATATTGCATCGCATTTTATAGGCTCAACCTCTTTCCAAAACACTATTTCCGTTATCTCGTCAATTTGTTTATCTGTTAGCTTAGGAACTTCAGGATATTTAGGTATTCCCACAACGTACCCCCTTTTACATAATGAACTCAAAACAATCTTTACTACATCATCTCAAATTTCCATTATTTCCACAATAAGTTAGTTTAGGTAAACTAGCCTCAAAAAAAAAAGAGCGCTGATCCTTAAAAGGTTCGCGCCCGATTATGGAATAAAGATAACACTGGAAAATCCGCTGTACGATCCTAACTTCTACTTTCTTTATTTAAAGTGTTATAGTTTATGCTCTTCGATTAAGTCAATATTTCTCTTATTTAATGCATAACCCTGAATTTGCTTTCCAATATCTGCGTATAGTTGAATATCTTCTAGTTGTGATAATGGTAACCATTTTATAGCAGTTTGATTAGGGTCTGGATTTTCTGGCATTCTTGCAACTGATCCACTTTT is part of the Sutcliffiella sp. FSL R7-0096 genome and harbors:
- a CDS encoding sodium-dependent transporter gives rise to the protein MMQQEQWSSKLGFVLASAGSAIGLGAIWKLPYVTGVSGGGAFILLFLLFSVLIGFPLLLGEFIIGRSTGKEAVSAYKEIAPGTKWHWIGYLGVFTCFILLSFYSVIGGWIVQYLFYGVTGMMGSFAGGYEGLFTEAVSNPIAAVAAQGAFLLLTILVVAKGVQNGIEKMNKIMMPALFILFIVLIVRSLSLDNAMEGVSFFLYPDFSNITAESVLFAMGQSFFSLSVGVSVMVTYSSYLSKEESLVQPAVSVVGVNLFISILAGLAIFPAVFSLGSEPAEGPGLLFIVLPSVFDQIMFGNVFLFLFLALFLFATLTSAFSMLEIVVAALTKNKGGRRSKAAWLTGFGIFLIGIPSALSYSVLGDVTIFGKTVFDSADFLVSNILMPVGALLISIFVSYKLKKDILRSEVIQGSKGLNGLFSLWYLLMRYVVPVVIVVVFLNVVGVI
- a CDS encoding cytochrome c biogenesis protein CcdA, which codes for MSEQLFIGGVFVTGLLCFFHPCILPLLPVYTAYLSGSNVLDHATRPTIRLGPIRLQLVLLLRTLLFVLGLSTVFIMLGFGSGVFGRLATNPQFIAICGAIVIVFSIHRLFFPLFSLY
- a CDS encoding YdcF family protein; protein product: MGIPKYPEVPKLTDKQIDEITEIVFWKEVEPIKCDAIFVFGGSHPGNWKKPLEAYQKGLGDCIIATGGSSLSNMRHPEWDNIGFSEAEVIVKNLLENGVPKEVICYETSSMHSIANVTEAKKIFDFTSINSLLFVCKSIATGRQYRTLLKYLPPNIRFISYPFDTSFDGQTTIKRDNWMLNERNKSLVFGEYLRNIIYGMEGMINAPRKHVEGLEDIVLHHYKSLD